One Vicugna pacos chromosome 12, VicPac4, whole genome shotgun sequence genomic window carries:
- the LOC102535821 gene encoding biogenesis of lysosome-related organelles complex 1 subunit 1 gives MLSRLLKEHQAKQNERKELQEKRRREAITAATCLTEALVDHLNVGVAQAYMNQRKLDHEVKTLQVQAAQFAKQTGQWIGMVENFNQALKEIGDVENWARSIELDMRTIATALEYVYKGQLQSAPS, from the exons ATGCTGTCCCGCCTGCTGAAGGAACACCAGGCCAAGCAGAATGAACGCAAGGAGTTGCAGG AGAAGAGGAGGCGAGAGGCTATCACTGCAGCGACCTGCCTGACAGAAGCTTTGGTGGATCACCTCAATGTGGG TGTGGCCCAGGCCTACATGAACCAAAGAAAGCTGGACCATGAAGTGAAGACCCTACAGGTCCAGGCTGCCCAGTTTGCCAAGCAGACAGGCCAGTGGATCGGGATGGTGGAGAACTTCAACCAGGCGCTTAAG gaaATCGGAGATGTGGAGAACTGGGCTCGGAGCATCGAGCTGGACATGCGCACCATCGCCACCGCACTGGAGTATGTCTACAAAGGGCAGCTGCAGTCTGCCCCCTCCtag